The Mauremys reevesii isolate NIE-2019 linkage group 3, ASM1616193v1, whole genome shotgun sequence genomic sequence AGGCTTTGAGAACATTGTCACCCAATTCTGTCTTCAGCATGAGCCCTACAAGCAGATCTGTTCAGGTGGCTCCCAGAACCGTTTTTTATATCAGTGAAGCTCCACAAAAGTGCAGGGAACTACCTGTGCAGATTTAACTACAGGTTTGGGGCAATAAATTGTATGTAATTCAGATACCTTGATAGGCATGCTAGAAAAACTTTAGAGGGTTTGGATGTTATTTTTTATCTTTGTATTTACTTTTAAGagggtgctttaaaaaaaaatttgttacTCTTGGTTTTAAATATCCTTACCTTAGATTAAGCTGCAAGTTGATAGAGCTTTAATATTCTTTTCACTTGGTCAGTCTGGATTCATTGACTTATAAATGACACTCTGATTATCCCATAGAGGCTCACAGCCACCACAGGAAGCAAGCAACGTAGCAGACTGTCCATCATGTCTCAGTACCTCTGCACTGTTCAAAACCGTTTCACAATTCCAGGTCGAGCCTTTGTTCCAAAACCAGAGGTGAGTCATCTTTGTGCATTGACTTTGCTAGCAGGAGATACTGTAAAGAATTAGATGAAGCTGTAGCATGTAACAGCAACTTGTAAAAAGATCAGTACTTGTACAAAAAGGACTGATCCTGAGAAATGCTTAAAGCCATTGGAAtgagtgggagttgagggcacacAACACCTTTCATGATCAAGGCCAAAAGGAGTGTGGACCTGATCCTGAAAAAGACATTGCAGAAATACAGTAGGCACTCAGAGATGAATAATAAAATGACAGGAGGCATGGAAAGTCTTCCATACGAGGGGAGCTTGAAATGGTTGTGACTCTTTACAGAGATGATGGTATAAAGAAGTTAAATAAAAGAACATGGGGAAACATTCAGTGAAATTGAAACATGgtaaatttaaaattgataaaaggGAATATCTTTATCACatacaattaacctgtggaactaaCTGTCACAAGGTATCACTGATGCCAAGAGTTTAGTGGGACTCAAAATAGGGTTAAACATTATGTGGATAACATTCACAGTGACATTAGATCGGATATTTTTTAAAGAAGGAATATAAATTGTCATGTTTCAGGGAATAAGCAAACCACTAAGTGAGAGGGTCAAGAAAATTCTGCTAGGGATAAGCTATTCCGGAATTGTCTATTTTGATGATTCTTGTATCTTACTTTGGAGCATCTGgtactagtcacttctgaaagaGGATATTGGACTAGCTAGATCTGCTGGGCTGATCAGATAGATCAATTATGTTCTTTTtttcctgctcctattgaagacAGTGgtaaaactttcattgactttgtTGTAGGATTGGACCATAAACTAGGATTGCATTATAATACTAAGGAGTACAAGGTTTAACATTTGTATATAATGTAAAAATGTTGGGGCTAAATTCACAAAGGGAACTTAAGCATTACAACTCCTAAACTCCTAGGCATCCTGCTGCCCCgtggaattcacaaccctgagttagACGCCCAAActtcccatgcattgtatagggagagTTAGGTGCATAAGAAAGGGATACGCAGAAGCCAGCAAACTAGCCAGTGGGAAATGCTGAGAAAAAGCTTTCTTTTGTATAGATTAGGTGTACTCTGAGCTTAGCTACTGGTGTTCTCTGAGCTTAGCTACTGGATTGGGCCGTGCAGATGAGATAGGCAGAGAAATGCCTAGTCtcagggtacatcttcactacccgccgtatcggcgggtagcaatcgatttcttgggatcgatatattgcgtctcatctagacgcgatatatcgatccccgaacgcgctcctgtcgactccggaactccactaacctgaatggcggtagcggagttgacatgtggagccgcggacatcgatcccgcgccgtgaggacggtaggtaattcgatataagatacttcgacttcagctacgttattcacgtagctgaagttgcgtatcttagatcgattttcccccgtaatgtagaccagccctcagaatCCTACCAGGGCATCAGGACTTATGCAGTTTTGCACTTGCCCACTAGCAAAAGCTTAGGCACCCAAGAAATGCAGGCACCTACAAGGTTAGGTGGCAGCTCAGTGGTGGTTTTGTGAATGACgaggtgcctaaatgttggacaTAAGGCACTTATAGAGGCGAGTAGGCACCTCAGTCCTTTTGCGAATCTAGCCCCAGGTACCTGCAATTCCCTTCTTTTGATTGATTTTTCTCCTTTAAATAGACAACCTTTATCGAGGGAATCAGATCAGTGCTTCCACAATTAGAATGGTACAATTTTGAGTGCACACAGTTTTGTCCTTACACATTTTATCTGAGGAAGATCCTCAAAGCAAAATGCATTATATGGGCTCTATACTGATTTGAACTGCATTCATTAATGCTGAACAGTGACAGCACATTGATTCTAAAGTTTCATCCAGCAATAAACATCTTTGTGGGAATTAATAAAATAGTTTAAAAGTATGTAATGActaaatataaaatgaaaatatccTTTAAACAGTTTAATAGCCAGTGAGCAACTGTAAAACATTTGATTGGGATATGAGTAAACATTTAGAGAGCGAAAGTTTAAATACAAAATATCAGGAAAGTGATGTTGGGGCATAAGGGGGACACTTAGCTGCAACAGAGCATTAGTGAAAGTACAGTACATAAATCAGTCTGATCAACTCCCAGTTCAGCTGCTACAATGCTGTTCAGAAATATTTTAGGGCTGCTCGGTGTATAGCACCATTGGAGTAAATTGAGGCTGGAGGCAACTGAGTGAAGCACTACCACTGAAAAGGCTTAGAATAATGCAGATTATTATTAATGTTTTCTGATGGCAGTGGGGAAAGCTGTTTCAATAAGTGAGTATTTTCCCCCTCTTCTTACTTCTAAAGTAAACCATTCTTTTGGACTGTGATTTGAAAACTGCTTACTGAAAATAGCAAGGTCTCTTAACTAAAGGAAATAACTGATTGATGAAATATCTACACATATTTCTAAAGCGtgttgttttaaatgttttacaATCCCATTCCAAAGGATGAGCCAGAGCTGGTCACAAGTTACGCTTGTGACATCCCAGTCCTTTCCATAGCAATGGATTGGAATATCAAAAACTCCTGTAATGTTGAAGAGTTTTTAAAGAAACCTCAAACAAATGACACATCTAACATTGCCAAACAATGGAGTTTCATCAGTACATGCCAAAATGTTGGAGCTGGGTCAgttgtttaaatatattttgtgaCGGGTTGGAACACCCACCCTaccccctcaccaccccatcccatccccggtccaggatgccacctgatgtgctggggtttcACTGAGTCTGCCTGCTCCACTAGCCTAGGCTCCCTCTTCCTGTTTCGCTGAATCAGGCTTTCCGGCCTCTGGCAGCGCATACACACGGGTAGGGACgcaccagctgtagaatcacacagagtctgcaaGCAGCTGTCTATGGGGAGATTCAGCTAAGAAATTGCCTGGCACTGAAGTGCACACCCCCTTTGGGTTGTAAACccaaataatattgtcttgcactgtacaGCTCTCTCTatacagcgcaagctcataaaaatttgccctctccctctgtgatgttgcactccatatgttttatggaaatatgtttataagtgtgaatctgatgtaactggaatatgtttcatgcaaaaggtctcttgtaaggtatcattacaaagcttatgatctactgagtgtgttcatcctatttgtttgcatgtattatttctatgtctggagttaggcgaataagatataaacttgtattactgatgtaaacacaTTAGGTGGAAACCATTAAGGGtccttcagaatcaatgaactgtgaatgggtttgtttacctgcaagccttcctgtatTAGCCAGCCCAGGGAGAATGGTGGAATTCATCTTAAAcctagtgcttttccatttagaaagagGAGTGGGGATCCAGAGaggacaaaagattcctgcctcgTGCCAAAGCTGtaaaagggggtggaagagaacaaagggaggTCCCAGTTGGGATGGGTGAAGTTGCCTCTCCATGGGAGTTGGACCTGTCCCCATTATAAGCAGTGGGGTTGCACATGTGTAACATGTGAAAGCAGACTATAATCTGCAGACTGTTACTTACAAGAGTGCAAGAAACAAAAACTGCACAGCTTCACTGTCAGATCCCAGGCTGAATTTGCAGGGCCgataagaaaaaacatttttacttgtaaactgagcagattTAACCTGGAATCCTTGAGAGAGAAAAACATAGTTCTGTGATGCCATGTTCACAGTAGAGCCACAGTTCCAAGTTCTACTGATTTCCTTCCTGCTCTACCTTCTCTTGTAATTTCATATCCCAGCAGAAGCAGCTCAAGGGACAGTACAGGCAGCCTGAAGATAACAGGGTCGTATAAAATACCCCTCGGGTCAGTCCTgtatcctctcccctccctcccactgggAGATCTCCTGAACTGCGAGAAAGGAAGTGGAGACAGACCAGTGCTtctcaggaggaggagggagttcgAAACTCTGCCAACTTCTCTAACTCGCCTGCAGAGCTCTTCTGGGGagactgctctcccctgccttaGCCCATTTCTAGGTCTTTGTCTGTCTTTGTCTCCTCTTCTGAGCTGCATTGTTTTTCCTCCAGCCTTCTTGTCTCCCAGATTCTTTGCTCTTAATCTTCTCTCCCTGACTCatccccccttctttcccccaccccccaatttcCTCTGCATCTCGAGCCTCTGTGTGTCGCTCAAAGCTACCTGGAACTTCTTACTGCCAGCATGGAGAAAAGACTACGGTCTGTCTGGGGCAGTAAACAtctacaattatttttttaaagacctGTTGTTTTGTTGGCCATTTACTCCCTCCAACGTTCAGTTTTTATAAAGTAATATCAGTGAGTCCTAGCTCCCTTTTATAGCAGAAATGTGTGAACTGAGAGCAAATGAGGAAAACGTAGAGCTGGGGCCAAAATCTCAACTTTGTGCTGGTCATCCCCTCCTCTCTAGCAAAGGAGGCTAGTTGAGGGCATGGCAGCATTGGTGTAGTCAAAACTGGGGCTACTGCAAACCAGCCTCCTGAATCAGGTAGCTGTAATTGGATCCCTGTTGCCTCCCACTCTCCTATGTTAAGTAGAGCTCCACcacctgagaatctggctctCAGACTGTTGATAGGCTGTTAGCTAGCAATGGGTAGATCAGAATGAAGTCCTGTAATCCCCTGTCTTTTTCTGATGAGTACCCTTCAAAAAAGAcgacatgcttaaagttaagctttTATTTATTGAATATTTCTCTCTAAAGCAAACAGAGACTATTGCAAGAGCAAAAGAAACAGAAATCAGCAGATAAAAACATTGCGGCTATTTTTCACACTCCTTTTGCCACATTTTCCTTTACGACTCCTGCTGTCTTGTTGTAGATTTATCCTCCAACTTTTTGCCATGATCCTTGAGAGTTTGACTACCATACAACCTTAATTAGATACCAATACTGGGTGTGGAGCTGCTTTTTTTCTCTTGGAAAGTTGTTGAGGTGCTTGTTGTGAGTTAAACCAAAAGTTCTTGCTTAGATTTTGCATTGGTAAATAAGGAACTTCTGATTCTTCTATATAAGTAGTCTTGGCAAAGGAGTCTTTCTTAGCTGCTTATGTAACAGTTGGAATCCTCAGTTTTGCTTACAACatgcaaataaatattttttgggTCTTTCCCAAGACTACTTCTTTGGTTCTTGTTTTCtctggtgatttttaaaaaatttacaaGCTAGAGATGCTCCTGATTTGACATGCAAATATTTTTGAAACAATAATACCTCAATTAATCAGTTCTCCAGAAAAATATAGGTGTTTCAAGAAAACTATACACCCCTGAATGTATACACTTTTACAACATAAACTCAATACAACTGTCTTGGAGTGTTGCGGTGCACTAGGCCACTGTCCCTAAATAACTTTGGCTTTTTCAGTTCTGGTTCTGGCTAAGTCTGAACCACTGAATTACTGCTGATCCGGCACAGTTGCCAGTGATGGTACAAAACAAACTGCTTCATAAAATAGGCAGAAAATTGAAATGCTCACTGTTAACATATAATATAAGGCAAGTTCTCATAACTCAGAGCTAATGGATATATGCTAGACACTGTCGTGTGTACAAAATCATTGCTCTCTTTATAAAAGCCCATAACAAAAGATTAAGCTTCACTCCTTCCACACCATTCAGATTTCTTTATTTGATGCTTACTATATTAATCTATTTTATACTACAGTTCTATCATAGTATTTTAATGATTCATGAGCTAATAATCTGAGCACTAAAAAGCAATAAACAAGACATATTCTAGTACCTGACTGAACTGTGAGGAACTTGTCCAGAGTCATATCCCCAGACATTCAAACCTATGTCCACTCCTCTTTTATGCCCTCACTTACATCAGCAAATtcacatcattttttttttttttgttttaacatcTAGGACAATATTTGACATGAGACATCTCCTACAAATGTCCAATAAGTTCTGCATGCTGGAAAGAAGGTTCTGAGGTTTTAGAAACATTCACCAAGTTAATTAAACTGATAAAGTACTTGTAAACTAAGATGCTGTCATTGACCACTGCTGTATATGGCATATTGCAGTGGGTttgatccattgacttcaatgggtgttagATCAAGCTCtatgaaattaaattttaaaagggCCGAAAATGTATAGGGTTcaataaataatgaataaataacAGGAGGTGAAATACTCCATTAGTTAAAGGCTAGTGGTTTGCTTTGTAGAGTAAGGAAGATAAGCCAGGGAGGGTGCCGATTTTTCTTGTGCCTAAATGTGTAGCCAGTGGGTTAAAGCTTCCAAGTATTTACTCAGTCGTGATGACACTTCTTTTGTCGTGTTCCTCCTCAAACCGAACAGTTGTTGTTTGGTAGTAGATTGCCAGCAGTTGGAGACTGCCTAGtagacttttcttttaaaataaaacatggaACACACAGCAGGTGGTGATTTTTGGAGGGCCATTTTTGGCAATATCTCAGTGGCAGCGTTAGCTCTTCAGCTCCTGATATGCCGATATACAATGTGGCTgcgttttttaaaaagaaatctagtTACCATGGCAGTTGGGAGCTGGAAACGAAAGGCAAATGTGGCTGTGATTAAAAGCAATGCACGGGGCTTCACACAGACGGAGAGTTGGTTTTGTTTGTGCCATAATAAAACGAAattctaaaaaataaataaatcacaaatTTTGGTACATTACAGATATCCTGTATTTGCTGAATAgattttcttttgtgtttaacTGTCTGTGCTGTAACTAAACATTAGTTTAATTGCACTGTTTGAATTGGTTCCTTTCTCTTCAGTAAATTTCAGctggaaagccaaagaatttgGTTTGAAaaatccgcaaaaaaaaaaaaatgcttgcaGCAGATATTTATGCTTTATTTCCTGCCATCTTTTTTcctgattttaattaaaaataaaaataccttgTTAAAATGTAATTGCAGCCTTGACATTAAGAACAGttaagtgtttggtttttttaaaatctaaagtaAACAAAAAAAGCCCCAGCTGATAGACATTACTATATTTACACATAGTCCTTCAGGTTGTAGCCTGCATTGTTTTCTTGCTGTGTGGCTGGACACTGTTGTTGCTTAGTAGGGTAAATCCATGCtccctgctgctttttaaaaCAGGTTGTGCAGAAGATCACACCTGCAATGAACAGAAGTCCTGCTGAAATGAATCCAATATAAACAGCTCCTCCTGGTTCATTTTTACTGCTCTCTGGGACTGTTGGGTCCATAAAATTTGAAATTATCTCTCTTGTGTACCAGGATGTTGGTACCAACTCAAAGATTCCTGCAAGGATGAAGCAGACCCCTCCAGCAGAAGAAGTGTAGCTTTTGGTGTCCCTGtctcctcccaactttgtgcACTTCATTCCTACTGTGGAGATGCAGATCCCAAAAGCTGATAGGATGCAAGACAGGACCATGGTTGTCCGTGCAGCCTGGATGTAGACAGGGAGGGATAGGACTGAATATTTCAGAGTGCAGCTAAACATCCCGGTGCTGTACCATGTGCAGTCCATCCAGAGCCCTTGCATCTGTGTTATAGCTGTTATGATATTTGAACCCACGTCTGCATTTACTTTCCAGTTAGGCAGTAGGGTGGCTGTGATGGCGCCGAAAACACCCAACAAAgctaaaataaaagcaaagaactGTAGACCTGCCGATGCCATGATGATTATCTTCTGTCACCTTTTGTCTGTCCGTTCCTCTTCTGTTGTAAACGTTTGTAGCTGGCTGATAGCTTCCCAGCCAAGGCTGTAGCCGTCTGTGTGTGACAGAaaaaggaggggaggagaagggcagGGGGAAAGAAAGGCGAAATCAGGAAACAAAAAAGCTTGCATTTAAAATAAGAGCTATCTGAATGAGTATCTGAACGTGACCCTGCAGCAGATGAGAAGCCTGCAGAACAGCTGAGCAGCTGTACACAAGGCACTTGAACATAAACGTTTACAAATGGACAGTGTTTTAGAGATGGATAACCAGAAAGAGCTGCCCTTTCATATGTGACTAAGCCACGAGCTAAAACTTGCTCCACCAAAGTTATGTTTAATGGTAGCATCCAGATTTTTGGCTTATTAGGCAAAGTGAATGCTGTATGTAAAATTATAGAATTTGGCAAACATACTGGGGGACAATATATTTTACTCTTCAAGTACTTGACCTTAATTGTGTAATAGGAATTGGCATATAgctgttaattgatttttttttaaaataaaaatattgataaCCTTTTCTGTTCGTTCTAAAATGTTCTTGTTTAAAAATAGCAACCACTCTTGTGTCTAATACTACCATCACTGAATTAAACATTTTTGAGGAGGAGCGAAGAGACAGgtcagcttcatttaaaatatattttcaattaGGCTATCATTTGTGTAAcccttttctgtattttttctttAGTTCCAGGAACATGGTCCTAAGATCACATG encodes the following:
- the CLDN20 gene encoding claudin-20 is translated as MASAGLQFFAFILALLGVFGAITATLLPNWKVNADVGSNIITAITQMQGLWMDCTWYSTGMFSCTLKYSVLSLPVYIQAARTTMVLSCILSAFGICISTVGMKCTKLGGDRDTKSYTSSAGGVCFILAGIFELVPTSWYTREIISNFMDPTVPESSKNEPGGAVYIGFISAGLLFIAGVIFCTTCFKKQQGAWIYPTKQQQCPATQQENNAGYNLKDYV